The following are from one region of the Ischnura elegans chromosome 12, ioIscEleg1.1, whole genome shotgun sequence genome:
- the LOC124168902 gene encoding uncharacterized protein LOC124168902 yields the protein MKVRSGSESGDSNDIDLDEILKTIDPLDDIDKRLFSADPATSPPRTAPIASKQKDPVYKERLRNKDDDDDEVLTSLSSNNDQGKSEGLGQSLSKSLGNFDVGGGYNAPARARRRNAKFGAGSDENTSTPMVGANIPSSNVETGLWSGDDLWKLGGDQVSEQPMASVLPPSKSSTEESRMKIDPKQATGSGIKGDKKPGKYDWLGLLDDESDEEKDRNIGLRDQKPSTSVTFSVGKEVNSSGRSKNENLSLSGIDNDPSKVLMGSSRKPMESSLSGNIITAVEPQGISSKNSLSENISSPKHSSKSSGEPRSRRLGLPPKDELKSTQTPQAFKNNFTDSFGQSKEVRDKSKGAAKDIKGKEELSKASGFSQSKSFMEEEEKSPRSYTPSFLDGSPVKPGRRRRNREGTEGMPSRANINVDFDPLDLFSIDDGPSKTDSSKSKKELPDWLTGSSKIKSPGKVNEDMIEISKEEAIKGKELDKNVESLKDMAAEKLEDVEPYSPRHSAQKLSQPEEKDQDPTHTNVTSTEVGPEKLIGKTLNEKHMPSTTGHTQVHDSESTSRGASDESPKKIPQKSLRKSRKEEADYKLISGLDKLPIEDAEGSPMRRKTKKDDEKSSKKHHHKLPSVVEKKPKPNKNDISEGRTTDEEVGSTSLSEKSDTKSYYSKQLASLERKYRRKEKEANEKTIIIEQMEEDLRRMRFFEGEVEHLKAVVHVLEMEKSAVEDLVESLQARHGEQLKRLEDVHRNEVETLRKAVIREEKRGAEEVKRLVEDHKKTLDRLMDANVKLEEEFRTRMLEARRDWGRDVEAMRVAYQQSNNAAITNASLAVLTGHSFGSDTKEKGEDDTKGDSWMNTQSKCLEEVKELSQKVERMETILARGLELMMPKAKPQSGEVPVHEREEKARDADVVVNNVKKGGRVAVSTKGRQRHRRTMVLAKTRKINVGKDKKLDQESGSSEDVKVSFEKSNHDVYSSDEEGDGEEMVRSETGFKLRRQAPKKEVVKKRKDGCCRECKCCHESSKKSVGHTCRSMSTQETHYHWDKTEKDGQNVNSRDADVNSRDGGPYWRNRDRMSSLKDQLDSRNNFRNDKEERLFHKPASGHVSLDYHELDTFFSHVARSVNVIVDPKEYLVRLAATYDNDLFQPSLFAPNI from the exons ATGAAGGTCAGAAGTGGCAGTGAGTCTGGAGATTCTAACGATATTGACCTGGACGAAATCTTAAAAACGATAGAT CCATTGGATGACATAGACAAAAGATTATTCTCTGCTGACCCAGCCACCAGTCCTCCGCGCACAGCACCTATAGCATCAAAACAGAAG GATCCTGTGTATAAAGAGAGATTAAGAAATaaagatgatgacgatgatgaagtGCTGACATCGTTGTCATCCAACAATGATCAAGGAAAATCTGAGGGCTTGGGTCAATCTTTATCCAAGAGTTTGGGAAATTTTGATGTTGGAGGAGGTTACAATGCTCCTGCCAGAGCTAGGAGGAGGAATGCAAAATTTGGTGCTGGATCTGATGAGAACACCTCCACTCCAATGGTTGGAGCGAACATTCCAAGTTCCAATGTAGAGACTGGATTATGGAGTGGCGATGATCTGTGGAAGCTTGGTGGAGATCAGGTGTCTGAACAACCCATGGCATCTGTATTGCCCCCTTCAAAATCATCGACTGAGGAATCCAGAATGAAAATAGACCCCAAGCAAGCTACTGGCTCAGGTATAAAAGGAGACAAAAAACCTGGAAAATATGATTGGCTTGGTCTACTCGATGATGAAAGTGATGAAGAGAAGGATAGAAACATTGGGCTAAGAGATCAAAAGCCCTCAACAAGTGTAACTTTCAGTGTTGGGAAGGAAGTGAACTCTAGTGGGAGGTCAAAGAATGAAAATTTGAGCTTATCAGGGATTGACAATGATCCTTCAAAGGTCTTGATGGGATCTTCAAGAAAGCCAATGGAGTCAAGTTTAAGCGGGAATATTATCACAGCTGTAGAGCCCCAAGGGatttcttccaaaaattcattgAGCGAGAATATAAGTTCACCAAAGCATAGCTCCAAAAGCTCAGGAGAGCCCAGAAGCAGAAGATTGGGATTACCACCTAAAGATGAATTAAAATCTACACAAACTCCCCAGGCTTTCAAGAATAATTTTACTGATTCATTTGGTCAGTCCAAGGAAGTTAGGGATAAGTCTAAAGGTGCTGCAAAAGATATCAAAGGCAAAGAAGAACTGTCTAAGGCTTCTGGTTTTTCTCAGAGTAAAAGTTTcatggaggaagaggagaagtcACCAAGGAGTTATACCCCCTCATTTTTAGATGGCTCACCAGTAAAGCCCGGTAGGCGGAGAAGGAATAGGGAAGGTACTGAAGGGATGCCTTCTAGAGCGAATATAAATGTAGATTTTGATCCATTGGACTTATTTTCGATTGATGATGGTCCTTCAAAGACTGACTCCTCAAAGAGTAAAAAAGAATTACCAGACTGGTTAACTGGTTCAAGCAAAATAAAGAGCCCAGGTAAGGTAAATGAGGACATGATTGAAATTTCTAAAGAAGAGGCAATAAAGGGTAAGGAGTTAGATAAAAATGTGGAGTCCCTTAAGGACATGGCTGCTGAGAAATTGGAGGATGTAGAGCCATATTCACCAAGGCATTCTGCACAAAAATTATCTCAGCCAGAAGAAAAGGATCAAGATCCAACCCACACTAATGTGACATCCACTGAAGTGGGTCCAGAGAAATTAATTGGTAAAACTCTTAATGAGAAACACATGCCCTCAACTACTGGTCATACTCAAGTGCATGATAGTGAGAGTACATCAAGAGGTGCATCTGATGAGTCacctaaaaaaattccccagaaGTCTCTTCGCAAGAGCAGAAAAGAAGAAGCTGATTACAAGTTGATTTCAGGCTTGGATAAGTTACCAATAGAAGATGCTGAAGGATCCCCGATGAGGAGAAAAACCAAGAAGGATGATGAAAAATCAAGCAAGAAACACCATCATAAACTTCCATCTGTTGTGGAAAAGAAGccaaaaccaaataaaaatgatatttcagaaGGTAGAACTACTGATGAGGAGGTAGGCAGTACTTCACTATCAGAAAAGTCCGACACTAAGTCTTACTATTCTAAGCAGCTTGCTTCATTGGAGAGGAAATACagaagaaaagagaaagaagCCAATGAGAAAACTATCATTATTGAGCAGATGGAGGAAGACTTGAGGAGGATGAGGTTTTTTGAGGGTGAGGTAGAGCATTTGAAAGCTGTGGTGCATGTGCTTGAAATGGAGAAGTCTGCAGTTGAGGACCTAGTTGAAAGTTTGCAGGCCAGACATGGGGAACAGCTGAAGAGGTTGGAAGATGTTCACAG GAATGAAGTTGAAACCCTCAGGAAAGCAGTTATTCGGGAAGAGAAAAGGGGTGCAGAGGAAGTGAAAAGATTAGTGGAGGATCACAAAAAGACCCTGGATCGACTGATG GATGCAAATGTGAAACTCGAGGAGGAGTTTAGGACGAGAATGCTTGAAGCAAGAAGAGATTGGGGCAGGGACGTTGAAGCCATGAGGGTGGCATATCAGCAGTCAAATAATGCCGCCATCACTAATGCTTCCTTGGCAGTTCTCACAG gCCATAGTTTTGGATCAGATACAAAGGAAAAGGGTGAAGATGATACCAAAGGTGATTCATGGATGAACACTCAATCAAAGTGTCTTGAGGAAGTTAAGGAACTAAGCCAAAAAGTGGAGCGAATGGAAACAATCTTGGCTCGTGGACTAGAGTTGATGATGCCGAAAGCAAAGCCTCAAAGTGGTGAAGTGCCAGTTCATGAAAGGGAAGAGAAAGCTAGAGACGCTGATGTTGTGGTCAATAATGTGAAAAAAGGTGGAAGGGTAGCAGTTAGCACCAAAGGAAGGCAGAGACATCGAAGGACCATGGTTCTTGCAAAGACACGAAAAATCAATGTGGGCAAGGATAAGAAACTAGACCAGGAAAGTGGAAGTTCGGAAGACGTGAAAGTGAGCTTTGAAAAGTCCAATCATGATGTCTACAGTAGTGATGAAGAAGGGGATGGTGAAGAGATGGTGAGAAGTGAAACTGGTTTCAAACTCAGAAGGCAAGCACCGAAGAAAGAAgtggtcaagaaaaggaaagatgGGTGTTGCCGTGAATGCAAATGTTGTCATGAATCCAGTAAGAAATCAGTTGGACATACTTGCAGAAGTATGAGTACTCAAGAGACACATTATCATTGGGATAAGACTGAGAAAGATGGTCAAAATGTGAACTCCCGTGATGCAGATGTAAACTCAAGAGATGGGGGTCCATATTGGAGAAACAGGGATAGAATGTCATCATTG AAGGATCAGTTGGACTCAAGGAATAATTTTCGGAATGATAAAGAAGAAAGGCTTTTTCATAAACCAGCCTCTGGTCATGTCTCCCTTGACTATCATGAACTAGATACATTCTTCTCACATGTAGCGAGATCAGTAAAT GTCATTGTTGACCCCAAAGAATATTTGGTCCGATTAGCCGCTACATATGACAACGATCTTTTCCAACCTTCTCTATTCGCACCCAATATCTGA
- the LOC124168903 gene encoding arf-GAP with dual PH domain-containing protein 1-like isoform X2 yields the protein MADRNEKILLGLVKNIGNNVCADCRGPDPEWASYNIGIFICTRCAGIHRGLGAHVSKVKHLKLDRWEDSQVEKISSIGNLAAAAHYELNVPAFYRRPTASDPHTLLEQWIRAKYEREEFCHPEKPPPQYLLGTMEGMLWKRGKSDSRYQPRRFVLNQMDDTLKYFVKQLVKWLPKDFAREGWLWKTGPRPSDSYKKRWFTLDNRKLMYHVEPVDSRPKGEIFLGEKDDGYSVSEGRSQGICPAGGGPGGVGGFPFSVVTPDRTFNLSSTSAEDREAWIKVLQAVIDTPVNPRDNSLAAKLCRKRVSGSMNLFNSR from the exons ATGGCCGACAGGAACGAAAAAATTCTATTGGGACTAgtcaaaaatattggaaacaatgTTTGCGCCGACTGCAGAGGTCCAG ATCCGGAATGGGCTTCATATAACATAGGGATATTCATATGTACGAGATGTGCAGGAATACATCGAGGACTAGGTGCTCATGTTTCAAAAGTGAAGCATTTAAAACTTGATCGATGGGAGGATTCACAG gttgaaaaaatttcaagcattgGTAATTTAGCAGCTGCCGCTCATTATGAATTGAATGTGCCTGCATTTTATAGGAGACCCACTGCTAGTGATCCACA TACATTATTAGAGCAGTGGATTCGGGCCAAGTATGAAAGGGAAGAATTTTGTCACCCAGAGAAGCCGCCTCCTCAGTATCTTCTGGGCACAATGGAAGGAATGTTGTGGAAGAGGGGCAAATCAGATTCTCGCTATCAGCCAAGGCGCTTTGTTTTGAATCAAATGGATGACACCCTTAAATACTTTGTCAAACAG TTGGTGAAATGGTTACCGAAGGACTTTGCCCGTGAAGGATGGCTTTGGAAAACAGGACCACGGCCTTCTGATTCATACAAGAAGCGCTGGTTTACCCTGGACAACAGAAAGTTGATGTACCACGTTGAGCCTGTG GATTCTCGGCCAAAGGGAGAAATATTCTTGGGTGAAAAGGATGATGGGTACTCGGTGAGTGAGGGTCGGAGTCAAGGCATTTGCCCAGCTGGAGGTGGACCAGGAGGAGTTGGAGGTTTCCCATTCTCTGTGGTTACTCCGGACAGGACCTTTAACCTCTCGTCAACGAGTGCAGAAGACCGTGAAGCATGGATCAAAGTTCTGCAGGCTGTCATCGACACACCGGTGAACCCAAGGGACAATTCAT tGGCTGCTAAACTTTGCCGCAAAAGGGTGTCGGGGAGTATGAACCTGTTCAACTCTAGATGA
- the LOC124168903 gene encoding arf-GAP with dual PH domain-containing protein 1-like isoform X1, with translation MADRNEKILLGLVKNIGNNVCADCRGPDPEWASYNIGIFICTRCAGIHRGLGAHVSKVKHLKLDRWEDSQVEKISSIGNLAAAAHYELNVPAFYRRPTASDPHTLLEQWIRAKYEREEFCHPEKPPPQYLLGTMEGMLWKRGKSDSRYQPRRFVLNQMDDTLKYFVKQKKEPKTILRISEISISFAPAKMAHPNSFQISYMTDTASGPSSESVKSSRSSSSSMNNAVPYQISSATTRHIFLHHEDPKVAVDWYTAIRGMRLRRMQIAYPAESEEELVKWLPKDFAREGWLWKTGPRPSDSYKKRWFTLDNRKLMYHVEPVDSRPKGEIFLGEKDDGYSVSEGRSQGICPAGGGPGGVGGFPFSVVTPDRTFNLSSTSAEDREAWIKVLQAVIDTPVNPRDNSLAAKLCRKRVSGSMNLFNSR, from the exons ATGGCCGACAGGAACGAAAAAATTCTATTGGGACTAgtcaaaaatattggaaacaatgTTTGCGCCGACTGCAGAGGTCCAG ATCCGGAATGGGCTTCATATAACATAGGGATATTCATATGTACGAGATGTGCAGGAATACATCGAGGACTAGGTGCTCATGTTTCAAAAGTGAAGCATTTAAAACTTGATCGATGGGAGGATTCACAG gttgaaaaaatttcaagcattgGTAATTTAGCAGCTGCCGCTCATTATGAATTGAATGTGCCTGCATTTTATAGGAGACCCACTGCTAGTGATCCACA TACATTATTAGAGCAGTGGATTCGGGCCAAGTATGAAAGGGAAGAATTTTGTCACCCAGAGAAGCCGCCTCCTCAGTATCTTCTGGGCACAATGGAAGGAATGTTGTGGAAGAGGGGCAAATCAGATTCTCGCTATCAGCCAAGGCGCTTTGTTTTGAATCAAATGGATGACACCCTTAAATACTTTGTCAAACAG AAAAAGGAACCAAAGACAATTTTGAGGATATCTGAAATCAGCATATCATTTGCTCCGGCCAAGATGGCTCATCCAAACTCATTCCAAATCAGCTACATGACTGACACCGCATCAGGACCATCGTCAGAGTCCGTCAAGAGTTCTCGATCGAGTAGTTCGAGCATGAACAATGCAGTACCTTATCAAATATCATCTGCCACTACGCGGCACATCTTTCTGCACCACGAAGATCCTAAAGTTGCCGTTGATTGGTACACAGCAATCCGAGGCATGCGCCTGAGGAGGATGCAGATTGCATACCCGGCTGAGTCAGAAGAAGAG TTGGTGAAATGGTTACCGAAGGACTTTGCCCGTGAAGGATGGCTTTGGAAAACAGGACCACGGCCTTCTGATTCATACAAGAAGCGCTGGTTTACCCTGGACAACAGAAAGTTGATGTACCACGTTGAGCCTGTG GATTCTCGGCCAAAGGGAGAAATATTCTTGGGTGAAAAGGATGATGGGTACTCGGTGAGTGAGGGTCGGAGTCAAGGCATTTGCCCAGCTGGAGGTGGACCAGGAGGAGTTGGAGGTTTCCCATTCTCTGTGGTTACTCCGGACAGGACCTTTAACCTCTCGTCAACGAGTGCAGAAGACCGTGAAGCATGGATCAAAGTTCTGCAGGCTGTCATCGACACACCGGTGAACCCAAGGGACAATTCAT tGGCTGCTAAACTTTGCCGCAAAAGGGTGTCGGGGAGTATGAACCTGTTCAACTCTAGATGA